In one window of Microbacterium profundi DNA:
- the cysS gene encoding cysteine--tRNA ligase, giving the protein MTLRLYDTRAQQLRDFVPLDPENVTMYVCGPTVQSGPHIGHVRAALSFDLLRRWLAHRFGRVTFVRNVTDIDDKVLAGATASEPWWALAYRMEQQFTAAYAGVGILAPTYEPRATASIPQMQELIETLIGRGHAYAAPDGSGDVYFDVRSWSQYGALTHQSVDAMEAAEDADPRGKRNPQDFALWKGSKPDEPADAMWSSPWGAGRPGWHIECSAMARRYLGSEFDIHGGGLDLRFPHHENELAQSTAAGEGFAQYWVHNGLVTVDGQKMSKSLDNFTLAADVLAAHDPLVVRYALAAAHYRSSLDLTESSWAEAEAALGRIHSFVERAGRAAERNEMRRRGRDLDDEAVEYISLIPGEFAEAMDDDLGVPQALAVVHDRVRRGNQALDHGDDAAAERALHEVREMIQVLGLDAASAASGDADAEASALDALVQTMITQRAQARADKDWATADRIRDAIAAAGIALEDTADGTHWSIDG; this is encoded by the coding sequence GTGACTCTCCGCCTCTACGACACGCGCGCACAGCAGCTGCGCGACTTCGTGCCTCTCGACCCCGAGAACGTCACGATGTACGTATGCGGACCCACGGTGCAATCCGGCCCTCACATCGGTCACGTCCGCGCGGCCCTGAGCTTCGACCTCCTTCGCCGCTGGCTCGCACATCGATTCGGTCGTGTGACCTTCGTGCGCAACGTCACCGACATCGACGACAAGGTTCTCGCCGGCGCCACCGCGAGTGAGCCGTGGTGGGCGCTGGCGTACCGGATGGAGCAGCAGTTCACGGCGGCATATGCCGGCGTCGGCATCCTCGCTCCGACGTACGAGCCGCGTGCGACGGCATCCATTCCTCAGATGCAGGAGCTCATCGAGACCCTGATCGGCCGCGGGCACGCCTACGCCGCGCCCGACGGCTCGGGCGACGTGTACTTCGACGTGCGATCGTGGTCGCAATACGGTGCGCTCACGCATCAGTCCGTCGACGCGATGGAGGCTGCTGAGGATGCCGATCCTCGAGGCAAGCGCAATCCGCAGGACTTCGCCCTCTGGAAGGGCTCCAAACCAGATGAGCCCGCCGACGCGATGTGGAGTTCGCCGTGGGGTGCTGGCCGACCCGGCTGGCATATCGAATGCTCGGCAATGGCCAGGCGCTACCTCGGATCAGAGTTCGACATCCACGGGGGTGGGCTCGATCTGCGCTTCCCGCACCATGAGAACGAGCTCGCGCAGTCGACGGCGGCAGGCGAAGGCTTCGCGCAGTACTGGGTGCACAACGGCCTGGTGACCGTCGACGGGCAGAAGATGTCGAAGTCGCTCGACAACTTCACACTCGCAGCCGACGTGCTCGCCGCGCACGACCCACTCGTCGTGCGCTACGCGCTCGCCGCCGCGCACTACCGATCGAGCCTCGATCTGACCGAGTCGTCATGGGCAGAGGCAGAGGCTGCCCTCGGACGCATCCACTCGTTCGTCGAGAGGGCGGGGCGGGCAGCCGAACGCAACGAGATGCGGCGGCGGGGGCGCGACCTGGACGACGAGGCCGTGGAGTACATCTCGTTGATCCCCGGAGAGTTCGCGGAAGCCATGGACGACGACCTCGGTGTGCCGCAGGCACTGGCCGTGGTGCACGATCGGGTGCGACGTGGAAACCAGGCGCTCGACCACGGCGACGATGCGGCCGCCGAACGGGCGTTGCATGAAGTGCGCGAGATGATCCAGGTGCTGGGGCTGGATGCGGCATCCGCGGCATCCGGTGATGCTGACGCCGAGGCATCCGCTCTCGACGCCCTCGTGCAGACCATGATCACGCAGCGCGCTCAGGCACGGGCCGACAAGGACTGGGCGACGGCCGACCGCATCCGCGACGCGATCGCGGCGGCAGGCATCGCTCTTGAAGACACAGCAGACGGAACTCATTGGAGTATTGATGGTTAA
- the rlmB gene encoding 23S rRNA (guanosine(2251)-2'-O)-methyltransferase RlmB produces MVKPQRPGASNGKKKGPLKGTGGLGRKSLEGRGPTPKAEDRAWHPAGKRKAAAERFAASGGKGRPGGRPSNASSQNRSSKAKAGDETENVTGRNSVLEALRAKIPATAFYIAQRVEMDDRVKEMLSIATHRGIPVMEVTRQELDRMAGFDGVHQGVALKVPPYEYAHPQDLLELVSGRGELPLFVALDGITDPRNLGAIIRSTAAFGGHGIILPQRRSAGVNSAAWKTSAGAAARIPVAMATNLTTQLKEFKKQGVFVIGLDGGGDVSLPDLALADRPVVIVVGSEGKGLSRLVTENCDQIVSIPISAATESLNAGIAASVALYQVATVRAQLAGK; encoded by the coding sequence ATGGTTAAGCCACAGCGCCCCGGCGCAAGCAACGGCAAGAAGAAGGGCCCTCTCAAGGGCACCGGCGGACTCGGGCGCAAGTCGCTCGAGGGCCGTGGACCGACCCCGAAGGCGGAGGATCGAGCCTGGCACCCGGCTGGCAAGCGCAAGGCCGCCGCCGAACGCTTTGCGGCATCCGGCGGCAAGGGCAGGCCCGGTGGACGTCCCAGTAACGCGAGCAGCCAGAACCGCTCGTCCAAGGCGAAGGCCGGCGACGAGACCGAGAACGTCACCGGACGCAACTCGGTGCTGGAGGCGCTGCGCGCCAAGATCCCCGCGACGGCGTTCTACATCGCGCAGCGCGTCGAGATGGACGACCGCGTCAAGGAGATGCTCTCGATCGCCACGCATCGCGGAATCCCCGTGATGGAGGTCACGCGGCAGGAACTCGACCGCATGGCCGGTTTCGATGGAGTGCACCAGGGTGTCGCGCTCAAGGTCCCACCGTACGAGTACGCGCACCCGCAGGATCTGCTCGAACTGGTCTCAGGTCGCGGTGAGCTGCCGCTGTTCGTCGCGCTCGACGGCATCACCGATCCGCGCAATCTCGGAGCGATCATCCGCTCGACGGCCGCGTTCGGCGGGCACGGCATCATCCTGCCGCAGCGTCGCTCGGCCGGTGTGAACTCCGCGGCATGGAAGACGAGCGCCGGTGCCGCCGCCCGCATCCCCGTGGCGATGGCGACGAACCTGACCACGCAGCTGAAGGAATTCAAGAAGCAGGGCGTGTTCGTGATCGGACTCGACGGCGGCGGTGATGTGTCGCTGCCCGACCTCGCACTCGCCGATCGCCCCGTCGTGATCGTCGTCGGCTCAGAGGGCAAGGGTCTCTCGCGTCTCGTGACGGAGAACTGCGACCAGATCGTCTCGATCCCGATCTCGGCGGCCACGGAATCGTTGAACGCAGGCATCGCGGCATCCGTCGCGCTGTATCAGGTCGCCACGGTGCGGGCGCAGCTCGCCGGAAAGTAG
- a CDS encoding NAD(P)-dependent oxidoreductase, which yields MARIAVIGGTGYAGSNIVAEAVSRGHSVVSLARSVPTERVEGAVYVEGNILDVPGLLTQIEEVDVVIQALSPRGDMVGKVRPATAELFAALPDGVRLGVVGGAGGSLVAPGGPRLVDAGFPEEFKAEAMEAVGVLEDLQGAPEGKDWFFVHPAGGFGNWAPGERTGTYRDGGPVLVTDAAGESYISGRDLGVAFVDEIENPKHHRENFAVGY from the coding sequence ATGGCTCGTATCGCCGTCATCGGAGGAACCGGCTACGCCGGCTCGAACATCGTCGCCGAGGCCGTCTCGCGCGGCCACTCCGTCGTCTCGTTGGCGCGTTCCGTGCCGACTGAGCGGGTGGAAGGCGCCGTGTACGTCGAAGGGAACATCCTCGACGTGCCAGGACTGCTCACCCAGATCGAAGAGGTCGACGTCGTCATCCAGGCGCTTTCGCCGCGTGGCGACATGGTCGGCAAGGTGCGTCCGGCGACCGCTGAGCTGTTCGCGGCGCTGCCCGACGGCGTGCGTCTCGGCGTCGTCGGGGGAGCGGGAGGCAGCCTGGTCGCACCGGGCGGTCCTCGGCTCGTGGATGCGGGCTTCCCTGAGGAGTTCAAGGCCGAAGCCATGGAGGCGGTCGGCGTGCTGGAGGACCTTCAAGGCGCGCCGGAGGGCAAGGACTGGTTCTTCGTGCACCCGGCCGGCGGCTTCGGCAACTGGGCACCGGGTGAGCGCACCGGCACATACCGCGACGGCGGGCCGGTCCTGGTGACGGATGCCGCGGGCGAGTCGTACATCTCCGGACGAGATCTCGGTGTCGCATTCGTCGATGAGATCGAGAACCCGAAGCACCACCGCGAGAACTTCGCCGTCGGCTACTGA
- a CDS encoding DUF4032 domain-containing protein, with the protein MQDALRITASKVNPELLSLPWSTPLAKWPSERIVSLPKGLSRHLVRFADLSGRVVAVKETTAEMAQREYDMLGNLARLDVPCVDRVAVIAGRSDDAGTPLPAVLVTSHLRFSMPYRALFTRVLRPDTATRLVDALALLLVRVHNVGFYWGDVSLSNTLFRRDAGAFAAYLVDAETGELHEEGLTEGQRLYDLDLARTNIAGEIMDLAAGGRLEHGVDAVAIADGIVSSYHSLWAALTAEESFSANETWRITERVEQLNALGFDIDEMSMTTTGDGTVVEIQPKVVDAGHHQRRLIRLTGLDVEENQARRLLNDLDEFRARSKKEWADEEMYAHEWLTRVFEPVVRAIPYELRAKLEPAEVFHQVLEHRWYLSQANDRSVPLAEVLTSYINDVLRHRRDEATIMGPPTETMSLPVMTGAVAVADDTGEVDWRDLV; encoded by the coding sequence ATGCAGGACGCACTGCGCATCACCGCCAGCAAGGTCAACCCTGAGCTGCTGTCGCTGCCCTGGTCGACTCCGCTCGCGAAATGGCCATCTGAGCGCATCGTCTCGCTGCCCAAGGGTCTCTCCCGGCACCTCGTGCGATTCGCCGATCTGTCCGGCCGTGTCGTCGCCGTCAAAGAGACCACCGCCGAGATGGCGCAGCGCGAGTACGACATGCTCGGCAACCTCGCACGCCTCGACGTGCCATGCGTGGATCGCGTCGCCGTGATCGCCGGGCGCTCGGACGACGCAGGTACTCCGCTTCCGGCTGTACTGGTGACATCGCACCTGCGCTTCTCCATGCCCTACCGGGCGCTGTTCACGCGCGTCCTGCGCCCCGACACCGCCACCCGACTCGTCGATGCCCTGGCGCTGCTGCTCGTCCGGGTGCACAACGTCGGCTTCTACTGGGGTGACGTCTCGCTGTCGAACACGCTGTTCCGTCGCGACGCCGGCGCCTTCGCCGCCTACCTGGTGGATGCCGAGACCGGCGAACTGCACGAAGAGGGCCTCACGGAAGGACAGCGCCTCTACGACCTCGACCTCGCCCGCACGAACATCGCCGGCGAGATCATGGACCTCGCAGCCGGCGGGCGCCTGGAGCACGGAGTGGATGCGGTCGCCATCGCCGACGGCATCGTGTCGTCGTATCACTCGCTGTGGGCGGCGCTGACCGCAGAGGAGTCGTTCTCGGCCAACGAGACCTGGCGCATCACGGAGCGCGTCGAGCAGTTGAACGCGCTCGGCTTCGACATCGATGAGATGTCGATGACGACCACCGGAGACGGGACGGTCGTGGAGATCCAGCCGAAGGTCGTGGACGCCGGTCATCACCAGCGCCGCCTCATCCGGCTCACCGGGCTCGATGTCGAGGAGAACCAGGCGCGTCGGCTGTTGAACGACCTGGATGAATTCCGTGCACGCTCCAAGAAGGAGTGGGCGGATGAGGAGATGTACGCGCACGAGTGGCTGACCAGGGTGTTCGAACCCGTCGTGCGGGCGATCCCGTACGAGCTGCGCGCCAAGCTGGAGCCGGCAGAGGTGTTCCACCAGGTTCTCGAGCACCGCTGGTACCTGTCACAGGCCAACGACCGCTCGGTGCCGCTGGCAGAGGTGCTCACCTCGTACATCAACGATGTGCTGCGCCATCGCCGCGACGAGGCCACGATCATGGGCCCGCCGACCGAGACCATGTCGCTGCCGGTGATGACCGGCGCCGTGGCGGTCGCCGACGACACCGGTGAGGTCGACTGGCGCGACCTCGTCTGA